Proteins from one Clostridium cellulovorans 743B genomic window:
- the hisI gene encoding phosphoribosyl-AMP cyclohydrolase, translating to MCKIEDIKFNEGLVPAIIQEAETGEVLMLAYMNEESFKKMLETGTTWFYSRSRQKLWNKGETSGHLQYVQNIYYDCDGDTILVKVKQVGAACHTGEHTCFYREIKREK from the coding sequence ATGTGTAAAATAGAAGATATTAAATTTAATGAAGGACTTGTGCCTGCAATCATACAAGAGGCTGAAACAGGAGAAGTTCTTATGCTTGCATATATGAATGAAGAATCCTTTAAAAAGATGTTAGAAACAGGAACTACTTGGTTCTATAGCCGTTCTAGACAAAAACTTTGGAATAAAGGTGAAACATCAGGACATCTTCAATATGTGCAAAACATCTACTATGATTGCGATGGAGATACAATCTTAGTAAAGGTAAAACAAGTTGGGGCTGCTTGCCACACAGGAGAGCATACTTGTTTTTATAGAGAAATTAAAAGGGAAAAATAA
- the hisJ gene encoding histidinol-phosphatase HisJ has translation MKFSNFHTHCRFCDGIGEPEEYVKRAIELGFDAIGFSSHSPVHFSTSWNMKWDELKEYVDTINALKEKYKEDIQVYVGIEAEYFSRELVKIAPKFLGVEYTIGSVHFMKSPVTEEYLSVDGPPQEYEAIIRDIYKGDAKAFVKGYYRLIREMVITNPPDIIGHLDLIRKNNKDNMYFDENEQWYKDEVLDTLKVIAESNCILEINTGGIARGYLTTPYPNNWILEQCKILDIPLTLNSDAHNIKYLDTHFEEVVELLRRIGSKKLFTIYNEQWIAREI, from the coding sequence ATGAAATTTTCTAATTTTCATACTCATTGCAGATTTTGTGATGGAATTGGCGAACCAGAAGAATATGTTAAAAGAGCTATAGAGTTAGGATTTGATGCAATAGGTTTTTCAAGTCATTCTCCAGTACATTTTTCCACTTCTTGGAATATGAAGTGGGATGAACTTAAGGAGTATGTTGACACAATAAATGCCTTAAAAGAAAAGTATAAGGAAGATATTCAGGTTTATGTAGGTATTGAGGCAGAATATTTTTCAAGAGAATTAGTAAAAATTGCACCAAAATTCTTAGGAGTGGAATATACAATAGGCTCAGTTCACTTTATGAAGAGTCCGGTAACAGAAGAATATCTTTCTGTTGATGGACCTCCTCAAGAATATGAAGCAATAATAAGAGACATATATAAAGGCGACGCTAAGGCTTTTGTTAAAGGTTATTATAGGTTAATTAGGGAAATGGTCATTACAAATCCGCCTGATATTATAGGACATTTGGATTTAATAAGAAAGAATAATAAAGACAATATGTATTTTGATGAAAATGAACAGTGGTATAAGGATGAAGTTTTAGATACTTTAAAAGTAATTGCGGAATCTAATTGTATTTTAGAGATTAACACAGGTGGAATTGCTAGAGGGTATTTGACAACACCATATCCCAATAATTGGATTTTAGAGCAGTGCAAAATTTTAGATATACCACTTACGTTAAATTCAGATGCACATAATATTAAGTATTTGGATACGCATTTTGAAGAAGTAGTAGAGTTATTACGCCGCATAGGAAGCAAAAAATTATTTACAATATATAATGAACAATGGATAGCTAGAGAAATTTAA
- a CDS encoding FecCD family ABC transporter permease, whose amino-acid sequence MHLAVKASKRKFFFVVSCIVLFFTIILCSNFGSADIDVYSTVKIILKKIPLINELIDTNNIDSVKSTIILKIRLPRILAATLVGAGLSVVGTSFQGMFKNPMADPYVLGISSGAALGATIGIILGVTPTIFAFIGSLAVTIIVYGVAKVGNKLPTVNLLLAGISISYFISALISLLMILNREKIEKVILWTMGSVSSAGWRQVVILSITVIIGSIIIYVFSKDLNVILVGEETAKSLGIEVEKVKKVLIIVASFMVAVIVSSSGTIGFVGLIIPHMIRLIIGPDNRRVIPFSAIFGGIFLVLCDTFARTAVEPTELPVGAITALIGAPLFIYLLYKSKRKII is encoded by the coding sequence ATGCATTTAGCAGTAAAAGCATCAAAGCGAAAGTTCTTTTTTGTGGTATCTTGCATTGTATTATTTTTTACTATAATCTTATGTTCTAATTTTGGCTCAGCAGATATAGATGTATATAGTACTGTAAAGATAATATTGAAAAAAATACCTTTGATTAATGAACTCATCGATACTAATAATATAGATTCAGTGAAGAGCACAATAATACTAAAGATTAGGTTACCGAGAATATTAGCAGCAACTTTAGTAGGGGCAGGACTTTCTGTTGTCGGCACTTCATTTCAAGGTATGTTTAAAAATCCTATGGCGGATCCTTATGTTTTAGGAATTTCATCAGGAGCAGCGTTAGGGGCAACAATAGGAATTATATTAGGAGTTACACCCACTATATTTGCATTTATAGGTTCATTAGCAGTTACTATAATAGTTTATGGAGTAGCAAAAGTGGGAAATAAGCTTCCAACGGTAAATTTATTGTTAGCAGGGATATCTATAAGTTATTTTATTTCGGCTTTAATATCTTTACTGATGATATTAAATAGAGAAAAGATTGAAAAAGTTATATTATGGACAATGGGAAGTGTCTCATCAGCTGGGTGGAGGCAAGTTGTTATTCTTTCAATAACTGTAATTATAGGCAGCATAATAATATATGTTTTTTCAAAGGATTTAAATGTAATATTAGTTGGAGAAGAAACTGCTAAGAGTCTAGGAATAGAAGTAGAAAAGGTGAAAAAAGTTCTTATAATTGTAGCTTCTTTTATGGTAGCAGTGATAGTATCAAGTAGTGGTACTATAGGCTTTGTTGGATTGATTATTCCTCATATGATAAGGCTTATCATAGGTCCAGATAATAGAAGGGTGATTCCTTTTTCTGCGATTTTTGGAGGGATATTTTTAGTTCTTTGTGATACTTTTGCAAGAACAGCAGTAGAGCCTACGGAATTACCTGTTGGTGCTATAACAGCTTTAATTGGAGCACCACTTTTTATTTATTTATTATATAAGAGTAAAAGGAAGATAATATGA
- a CDS encoding S-ribosylhomocysteine lyase, translating into MDKIESFLLDHTKVKAPFVRKCEVKTGPKGDNITKFDLRFTQPNESALPTGAIHTLEHLLAGYMREKMDGIIDLSPMGCRTGFYMVAWGDIQAETVIDALTYGLKKVLDTEVIPATTAVECGNYRDHSLFAAKEYAKLVLEKGISSDIYRQ; encoded by the coding sequence GTGGACAAAATTGAAAGCTTTTTATTGGATCATACTAAAGTAAAAGCACCATTCGTAAGAAAGTGTGAAGTGAAAACAGGTCCTAAAGGTGATAATATAACAAAATTTGATTTGAGATTTACACAACCAAATGAAAGTGCATTGCCAACAGGGGCAATACATACATTAGAACATTTATTGGCTGGATATATGAGAGAAAAAATGGATGGTATAATCGATTTATCGCCTATGGGATGTAGAACTGGATTTTATATGGTAGCTTGGGGAGATATACAAGCAGAAACTGTAATAGATGCTCTAACTTATGGATTAAAGAAAGTATTAGATACAGAAGTAATTCCTGCTACTACTGCTGTAGAGTGTGGGAACTATAGAGATCATTCTCTATTTGCAGCCAAGGAATATGCGAAGTTAGTGTTGGAAAAAGGGATAAGTAGTGATATTTATAGACAATAA
- the hisD gene encoding histidinol dehydrogenase has translation MIKIVYGNSEEGKAYLESLRERAEQVQGEVIKTVDNILEDIKANGDEAVLKYTQKFDSDKVTKENLVVTRSEIEEAYNKVDKEFLEAIKLSKENVLDFHERQKRNSWITTKEQGVILGQTIRPLEKVGIYVPGGTAAYPSSVIMNAVPAKAAGVPNIFMVTPPSKDGTINPNILVAADIAGVDTIYKMGGAQAVAALAFGTETVQKVDKIVGPGNIFVALAKKSVYGQVDIDMIAGPSEILIVADENANPSFLAADLMSQAEHDKLASAVLVTTSKELAEKVNVEIENQIKELSRPEIIKASLTDYSAIILVDSIDEAVEMANNIAPEHLELVVENPFEVLGEIKNAGSVFLGEYSPEPLGDYIAGPNHVLPTSGTARFFSPLSVDDFIKKSSYIYYPKTALAGVKDQIVKIAETEGLTAHANSIKVRFK, from the coding sequence ATGATTAAGATAGTTTATGGAAATAGTGAAGAGGGAAAAGCATATTTAGAGTCGTTAAGAGAAAGAGCAGAACAAGTTCAAGGCGAAGTAATAAAAACTGTAGATAATATTCTTGAAGATATAAAAGCAAATGGTGATGAAGCCGTTTTAAAATATACTCAAAAGTTTGACAGTGATAAGGTTACAAAGGAAAACCTCGTGGTTACAAGATCAGAAATAGAAGAGGCTTATAATAAGGTAGATAAAGAATTTTTAGAAGCTATAAAGCTTTCAAAGGAAAATGTTTTAGACTTCCATGAAAGGCAAAAGAGAAATTCTTGGATTACAACAAAGGAACAAGGGGTTATATTAGGGCAAACAATTAGACCTTTAGAAAAAGTAGGTATCTATGTTCCGGGTGGTACAGCTGCTTATCCTTCTTCTGTTATTATGAATGCAGTACCTGCTAAGGCAGCTGGCGTTCCAAATATATTTATGGTTACTCCACCTTCAAAGGATGGCACTATTAACCCAAATATACTTGTTGCAGCAGATATAGCTGGAGTAGATACCATATATAAAATGGGTGGAGCCCAAGCAGTTGCTGCATTAGCTTTTGGAACAGAAACTGTTCAAAAGGTTGATAAAATCGTTGGACCAGGAAACATCTTTGTGGCTCTCGCTAAAAAGAGTGTATATGGTCAAGTTGATATAGATATGATAGCAGGTCCAAGTGAAATATTAATAGTTGCTGATGAAAATGCAAATCCAAGTTTCTTAGCAGCCGATTTAATGTCACAGGCAGAACATGATAAATTAGCTTCAGCAGTACTCGTAACTACTTCAAAGGAACTTGCTGAAAAAGTTAATGTAGAGATTGAAAATCAAATAAAGGAGCTTTCAAGACCAGAGATAATAAAGGCTTCTCTTACTGATTATAGTGCAATTATATTAGTAGATAGCATAGATGAAGCGGTTGAAATGGCAAATAATATTGCTCCAGAACATTTAGAACTTGTAGTAGAAAATCCTTTTGAAGTATTAGGAGAAATCAAAAATGCTGGTTCTGTATTCCTTGGAGAATATTCGCCAGAACCATTAGGAGATTATATAGCAGGACCAAACCACGTATTGCCTACTAGTGGAACAGCAAGATTCTTCTCACCACTATCTGTAGATGACTTCATAAAGAAATCTAGCTATATATATTATCCAAAGACAGCCCTAGCAGGAGTTAAGGATCAAATAGTTAAGATAGCAGAGACTGAAGGTTTAACGGCTCATGCCAATTCTATAAAGGTTAGGTTTAAATAA
- a CDS encoding tRNA 2-thiocytidine(32) synthetase TtcA codes for MSELSGKGCEILVPFEERKPLKDIERSIVKTYKKRIWSKFIRAIKDYNLIEEGDKIAVAISGGKDSLLMAKLFQELLKHKKMNFEVEFIAMDPGYHESIRTLLEDNLKYLEIDAHIFNADIFEVAEKIAQDYPCYMCAKMRRGVLYSKAQELGCNKLALGHHYNDVIETTMLNILYAGNFKTMLPKLKADNFENMELIRPLYYIEEKSIKNFIQHSGIWPLNCACMISAKKTGNKRYEIKEMIENLKKTFDDVDKSIFNAAKNVNMDSILGWEKSGVKHSFLEEYDKDEE; via the coding sequence ATGAGTGAATTATCAGGAAAGGGTTGTGAAATCTTAGTTCCTTTCGAAGAAAGAAAACCACTTAAAGATATAGAGAGAAGTATTGTTAAAACATACAAAAAGAGAATATGGTCAAAGTTTATCCGTGCAATAAAAGATTATAACTTAATCGAAGAAGGAGATAAAATTGCAGTAGCTATTTCTGGAGGAAAGGACAGTCTCCTTATGGCTAAGCTTTTTCAGGAATTACTAAAGCATAAGAAGATGAACTTTGAAGTAGAATTCATTGCTATGGACCCTGGATATCACGAGAGCATAAGAACTCTTTTAGAAGATAATCTAAAATACTTAGAAATAGATGCACATATTTTTAATGCTGATATATTTGAAGTAGCGGAAAAGATAGCTCAGGACTACCCATGCTATATGTGTGCAAAAATGAGAAGAGGAGTACTTTATAGTAAGGCTCAGGAATTAGGTTGTAATAAGCTTGCTTTAGGTCATCATTATAATGATGTTATAGAAACTACTATGCTAAATATTCTATATGCAGGAAACTTTAAAACAATGCTTCCAAAGTTGAAAGCAGATAATTTTGAAAATATGGAGCTTATAAGACCATTATATTATATAGAGGAAAAATCCATAAAGAACTTTATTCAACATAGCGGAATATGGCCTCTTAACTGTGCTTGTATGATATCAGCAAAAAAAACAGGGAATAAGAGATACGAAATAAAAGAAATGATAGAAAATTTAAAGAAAACCTTTGATGATGTAGATAAATCTATATTTAATGCTGCAAAAAATGTAAATATGGATTCGATTTTAGGTTGGGAGAAATCTGGTGTAAAGCATTCATTCCTTGAAGAATACGATAAAGATGAGGAATAG
- a CDS encoding ABC transporter ATP-binding protein yields the protein MMGSSVRIKEFSFGYEKKTILEEINFQFEQGHFYSIVGPNGSGKTTLLKHIAKILEVSKDKIFIEDCDIHKLKGKNFARKIALVPQNTEVEFQFSVEDIVMMGRSPYVRPLQKDSDEDKERVFEAMKLTNTFQLKDKSIAELSGGERQRVIVARALVQDTPIILLDEPISHLDLFHQIEILNIIKNLNLKKKITVIAVLHDLNLAIEYSDEIIFIGEGEIKASGKPRNIINIEIIKMIYGIDVVVIENPVSGKPHIIPIVKGSTRS from the coding sequence ATGATGGGTTCAAGTGTAAGAATAAAAGAATTTTCTTTTGGTTACGAAAAAAAAACTATTCTAGAGGAGATTAATTTTCAATTTGAGCAAGGTCATTTTTATAGCATAGTAGGACCGAATGGTTCAGGAAAAACTACTCTTCTGAAGCATATAGCTAAAATTCTGGAAGTATCTAAAGATAAAATTTTTATTGAAGATTGCGATATACATAAGCTGAAAGGAAAAAACTTTGCGAGAAAAATTGCACTTGTTCCTCAAAATACTGAAGTGGAATTCCAGTTTTCTGTAGAGGATATAGTGATGATGGGAAGATCACCATATGTTAGACCTCTTCAAAAAGATAGTGATGAGGATAAAGAAAGAGTCTTTGAGGCTATGAAATTAACTAATACTTTTCAGCTTAAAGATAAGTCTATAGCAGAACTCAGTGGTGGAGAAAGACAAAGGGTTATAGTAGCAAGAGCTTTAGTTCAGGATACTCCAATAATATTATTAGATGAGCCAATTTCTCACCTAGATTTATTTCATCAAATAGAGATATTGAACATAATAAAAAATTTAAATTTAAAAAAGAAAATTACAGTGATAGCCGTATTACACGATTTAAATTTAGCAATAGAGTATAGTGATGAAATAATTTTTATAGGTGAAGGAGAAATTAAGGCTTCGGGAAAACCTAGGAATATTATAAATATAGAGATTATAAAAATGATATATGGAATAGACGTGGTGGTTATTGAAAATCCAGTAAGCGGAAAACCGCATATTATTCCAATAGTGAAGGGGAGTACAAGAAGTTGA
- the cobU gene encoding bifunctional adenosylcobinamide kinase/adenosylcobinamide-phosphate guanylyltransferase produces the protein MGNGILITGGARSGKSRIGEERAKELGENILYIATSIPYDEEMKRRIKKHKEQRPSYWITYEGYKGIGQYIIDRQQQGITYKGILIDCITVMITNLMFDLKDVDFDDIDNVNFEYIEKEIMKEIFVLREAIKASKVPIIMITNEIGYGVVPESRLGREFRDIQGRVNQYISKLCDELYLVVCGVPLKIK, from the coding sequence ATGGGTAATGGTATACTTATAACTGGAGGAGCTAGAAGTGGCAAGAGCCGTATAGGAGAAGAAAGAGCAAAAGAACTTGGAGAAAATATATTATACATAGCGACATCTATTCCTTATGATGAGGAGATGAAAAGAAGAATAAAAAAACATAAGGAGCAAAGGCCAAGTTATTGGATTACTTATGAAGGTTACAAGGGCATAGGGCAGTACATCATAGATCGACAACAACAGGGGATCACTTATAAAGGAATCCTTATAGATTGTATAACAGTAATGATAACTAACTTAATGTTTGATTTAAAAGATGTAGACTTTGACGATATAGACAACGTAAATTTTGAATATATAGAGAAGGAAATAATGAAGGAAATATTTGTTCTAAGAGAAGCCATAAAGGCTTCTAAAGTTCCAATAATTATGATAACAAATGAAATAGGTTATGGGGTAGTGCCAGAAAGCAGACTTGGACGAGAATTTAGAGATATTCAGGGAAGAGTGAATCAATATATTAGTAAGCTTTGTGATGAATTATATTTAGTAGTTTGCGGCGTACCACTTAAGATAAAGTAG
- the hisF gene encoding imidazole glycerol phosphate synthase subunit HisF, with amino-acid sequence MLTKRIIPCLDVNMGRVVKGINFVNLKDVGDPVEIADFYNQEGADEIVFLDITATHEGRKSMVDVIERTADKVFIPLTVGGGIRTVEDIKEILRAGADKVSINSSAIRNPELITEGAKIFGNQCIVVAIDGRLREDKSGWNVVINGGRIDTGLDAVEWAKKAESLGAGEILLTSMDADGTKNGYDIPLTKAICDAVNIPVIASGGCGKLQDFSEVFKDTTADAALVASLFHYKELTVKEVKDYLKDENIEVRL; translated from the coding sequence ATGCTTACTAAAAGAATTATTCCTTGTCTAGACGTTAATATGGGAAGAGTAGTTAAGGGGATAAACTTTGTAAACCTAAAGGATGTAGGAGATCCAGTTGAAATAGCTGATTTTTATAACCAAGAAGGTGCGGATGAAATAGTATTCCTAGATATAACTGCAACTCATGAAGGAAGAAAATCTATGGTTGATGTTATAGAAAGAACTGCAGATAAGGTTTTTATACCTTTAACTGTAGGTGGTGGCATTAGAACAGTAGAGGATATAAAAGAAATTTTAAGAGCTGGTGCAGATAAGGTTTCTATTAACTCTTCTGCTATAAGAAATCCTGAGTTAATAACTGAAGGAGCAAAAATATTCGGAAACCAATGTATCGTAGTTGCTATCGATGGCAGACTAAGAGAAGATAAATCAGGCTGGAATGTAGTTATAAATGGAGGAAGAATAGATACTGGACTTGATGCTGTAGAATGGGCAAAAAAAGCTGAAAGTCTTGGAGCTGGAGAAATCCTTCTAACTAGTATGGATGCTGATGGAACTAAAAATGGTTATGATATACCTCTTACAAAAGCTATTTGTGATGCTGTAAATATACCAGTAATAGCTTCTGGTGGTTGTGGAAAGCTTCAAGATTTCTCAGAAGTTTTCAAAGATACTACGGCAGATGCAGCTTTAGTAGCATCCTTATTCCACTATAAGGAATTAACAGTAAAAGAGGTTAAGGACTATTTAAAAGATGAAAATATAGAGGTAAGGCTGTAG
- the hisH gene encoding imidazole glycerol phosphate synthase subunit HisH gives MIAIIDYGMGNLKSVWKSLNYLNIPSVITDDPKVIKEAGGIIIPGVGAFPDAMKNIREAGLETVIKEEAKAGKPILGVCLGMQLLFETGEEMVRTEGLGLLKGTVKKIEEEVKVPHMGWNNLKFDVDSPLLKGVKEGSYAYYVHSYYASIEEEGILNAYSEYGRQIPGLVSKGNVFGAQFHPEKSGESGMQILKNFGELVK, from the coding sequence ATGATAGCTATTATAGATTATGGTATGGGAAATCTTAAGAGTGTTTGGAAATCCCTAAACTATTTAAATATTCCATCAGTTATTACTGATGATCCAAAGGTTATAAAAGAAGCAGGGGGAATAATAATCCCAGGAGTGGGAGCTTTCCCAGATGCCATGAAGAATATTAGAGAAGCTGGACTAGAAACAGTTATTAAAGAGGAAGCAAAAGCAGGTAAACCTATTTTAGGAGTTTGTCTTGGAATGCAATTACTCTTTGAAACTGGAGAAGAGATGGTCAGAACAGAAGGCCTTGGATTATTAAAGGGAACTGTTAAAAAGATAGAAGAAGAAGTTAAGGTTCCACATATGGGTTGGAATAACCTTAAGTTCGACGTGGATTCGCCATTACTAAAAGGTGTAAAAGAAGGTTCTTATGCTTACTATGTTCATTCTTATTATGCATCTATAGAAGAAGAAGGAATTTTAAATGCTTATAGTGAATATGGAAGACAAATTCCTGGGCTTGTAAGCAAAGGCAATGTATTCGGAGCACAATTTCATCCAGAAAAGAGCGGTGAAAGTGGAATGCAAATACTTAAGAATTTTGGGGAGTTGGTAAAATGA
- the hisE gene encoding phosphoribosyl-ATP diphosphatase, with product MAEKTVLEELFQVIEDRKNNPIEGSYTNYLFEKGIDKVLKKVGEECTEVIVASKNDDNQEVIYEISDLAYHVLVLMAQKGISLEDVKAELEKRSAKIGNKKTERREVASEDL from the coding sequence ATGGCTGAGAAAACTGTTTTAGAAGAATTATTTCAAGTCATTGAAGATAGAAAGAATAATCCTATAGAAGGTTCATATACCAATTACCTTTTCGAAAAAGGAATTGATAAGGTATTAAAAAAGGTTGGAGAAGAGTGTACTGAAGTTATAGTTGCTAGCAAGAATGATGACAATCAAGAAGTTATATACGAAATATCAGATTTAGCATATCATGTTTTAGTGCTTATGGCTCAGAAGGGTATATCTCTTGAGGATGTAAAAGCTGAACTTGAAAAAAGAAGTGCAAAGATAGGAAACAAAAAAACTGAGAGACGTGAAGTAGCAAGCGAAGATTTATAG
- the hisB gene encoding imidazoleglycerol-phosphate dehydratase HisB yields the protein MKREATITRNTNETKINMTLNLDGSGEFKGTTGIGFFDHMLNLFTRHGLLDLEINCEGDLFVDCHHTVEDVGIVIGLCIKEALKDKAGIKRYGTSYLPMDETLALVSLDLSGRAFLVFDAEFTAPMVGELQTEMIEEFFRAVAFNAGITLHGKVLYGKNNHHMIESLFKGFGRALSEAVTVDPRIKGVMSTKGSI from the coding sequence ATGAAAAGAGAAGCTACTATAACTAGAAATACTAATGAAACAAAGATAAACATGACACTTAATTTAGACGGCAGTGGAGAATTTAAAGGAACTACTGGCATAGGATTTTTTGATCATATGTTAAATCTTTTCACAAGACATGGGCTTTTAGATTTAGAAATTAATTGTGAGGGTGATCTTTTTGTAGATTGTCATCACACTGTAGAAGATGTTGGAATAGTCATTGGTTTATGTATAAAAGAAGCTCTTAAAGATAAAGCTGGTATAAAAAGATACGGAACTTCATATTTACCTATGGATGAAACCTTAGCATTGGTATCTCTAGATTTAAGTGGAAGAGCATTTTTAGTTTTTGACGCTGAATTTACTGCACCAATGGTTGGAGAACTCCAAACGGAGATGATAGAAGAATTCTTTAGAGCTGTTGCTTTTAATGCTGGAATTACACTTCATGGTAAGGTTTTATATGGCAAAAATAATCACCATATGATTGAATCATTATTCAAGGGCTTTGGAAGAGCTTTATCAGAAGCAGTTACAGTAGACCCTAGAATAAAGGGTGTTATGTCTACAAAAGGAAGTATCTAA
- a CDS encoding ABC transporter substrate-binding protein: protein MLKKKVLSLCVVLALTGILAGCNGGNKADNTNSKETVSASSGVSYPYDFKDDHDREITIKEEPKKVISLSPAITETIYALGEEDRLVGRSDSDDYPIEVTKIDSLGTVSEPNVEKIVSLNPDIVVVSSITKDEVVEKIQKLGINVVVIKEATSLEGVYDKISTVAALFNDKGDGEDLVEDMKEKVEDITEKVKDLDKPSVYYVVGYGEYGDYAATGDTFIGNIIERAGATNAASDGTNWSYSLEKLVQKNPDILVCTNKYDTKAGIKAANGYKELSAVKGEKLYEIDEDLLNRQGPRVVDGLEELAKIIHPEVFNKGVKVKVS from the coding sequence ATGTTGAAAAAGAAAGTTTTATCATTATGTGTAGTATTAGCACTAACTGGAATATTAGCTGGTTGTAATGGAGGCAATAAAGCTGACAATACCAACAGCAAGGAAACTGTAAGTGCAAGCTCAGGGGTTTCGTATCCATATGATTTTAAGGATGATCATGATAGAGAAATCACGATTAAAGAGGAGCCTAAGAAAGTAATATCTTTATCACCAGCTATAACAGAAACTATATATGCCTTAGGCGAAGAAGATAGGCTTGTAGGAAGAAGTGATAGTGATGATTATCCAATAGAAGTTACTAAAATTGACTCTCTAGGAACTGTAAGTGAACCTAATGTAGAAAAAATTGTGTCACTAAATCCTGATATAGTTGTTGTTTCCTCTATAACTAAAGATGAAGTTGTAGAAAAAATTCAAAAACTAGGTATAAATGTTGTTGTAATTAAAGAAGCTACTTCTTTAGAGGGAGTTTATGACAAGATATCAACTGTAGCAGCTTTATTTAATGATAAAGGTGATGGAGAAGATTTAGTTGAAGATATGAAGGAAAAGGTGGAGGATATTACAGAAAAGGTTAAGGATTTGGATAAGCCTTCAGTATATTATGTAGTAGGTTATGGCGAATATGGAGATTATGCTGCAACTGGAGACACTTTCATCGGGAATATAATTGAGAGAGCAGGAGCTACTAATGCAGCTAGTGATGGAACAAATTGGAGTTATAGTTTAGAAAAGCTTGTCCAGAAGAATCCAGATATATTAGTATGTACTAATAAATACGATACTAAAGCTGGGATAAAGGCTGCAAATGGTTATAAAGAACTGTCAGCAGTAAAAGGAGAAAAGTTATACGAGATAGATGAGGATCTATTAAATAGACAAGGTCCAAGAGTTGTAGATGGTCTTGAAGAATTAGCTAAGATAATCCATCCAGAAGTTTTTAATAAGGGAGTAAAAGTAAAGGTTTCATAG
- the hisA gene encoding 1-(5-phosphoribosyl)-5-[(5-phosphoribosylamino)methylideneamino]imidazole-4-carboxamide isomerase encodes MIIFPAIDLRDGKCVRLYKGDFATSQVVAEDPVETALGFKNKGAEFIHMVDLDGALKGSLRNLSVVKSVIEATKLPVELGGGIRDMKTIEEVIDAGVARVILGTSALRQPELVKEAVKKFGDKIAVGIDAKDGFTAVEGWLEVSEVNYIDFAKTMEAIGVKTIIFTDISKDGTLQGPNFEQTGKLNEAVSCNIIASGGVKDIEDIKILTEMNLYGAIAGKAIYSNTLSLEEAIKVGRGE; translated from the coding sequence ATGATAATATTTCCTGCTATAGATTTAAGAGACGGAAAATGCGTTAGATTATATAAAGGAGATTTTGCGACTTCACAAGTTGTTGCAGAAGATCCAGTTGAAACAGCTCTTGGTTTTAAGAATAAAGGAGCAGAATTCATACACATGGTAGATTTAGATGGAGCTTTAAAGGGAAGTCTAAGAAATCTATCTGTTGTAAAGAGTGTTATTGAAGCTACAAAGTTACCTGTTGAACTAGGTGGCGGTATAAGAGATATGAAGACTATAGAAGAAGTAATTGATGCAGGTGTTGCTAGAGTAATACTTGGGACTTCAGCTTTAAGACAACCAGAACTTGTTAAGGAAGCTGTTAAGAAATTTGGAGATAAAATTGCTGTAGGGATTGATGCAAAGGATGGTTTTACAGCTGTAGAAGGTTGGCTTGAAGTTAGTGAGGTTAATTATATTGATTTTGCAAAGACCATGGAAGCTATTGGCGTAAAAACTATTATATTTACTGATATATCTAAGGATGGAACTCTTCAAGGACCAAACTTTGAGCAAACAGGAAAGCTTAATGAAGCAGTGTCTTGCAATATAATAGCCTCAGGTGGAGTTAAGGACATTGAAGATATTAAAATCTTGACTGAAATGAACCTGTATGGAGCTATAGCGGGAAAAGCTATTTATTCAAATACTCTATCCTTAGAAGAAGCTATTAAGGTAGGAAGAGGTGAATAG